One Hypanus sabinus isolate sHypSab1 chromosome 4, sHypSab1.hap1, whole genome shotgun sequence genomic region harbors:
- the LOC132392195 gene encoding lysozyme C-1/C-2-like, with protein sequence MRANEIVSTLDLLWWSTNGSVSGYLLKQKFILVMTDLSNHFITADATGQKIKNKHSLLQMRVKSPLKVVVSCPCSTCLLCYHVAIRSLAGVCLANYESAFQTNAIHYERNSAGNIWSADFGIFQINSYWWCYEPGFPSAGNGCNVYCQDLYDVQTAINCAAIVAEQQGMKAWVSWVDNCEGRSIQHFVEGC encoded by the exons atgagagccaatgagattgtatCCACTttagacctgttgtggtggtcGACAAATGGCAGCGTGTCCGGATATTTGCTCAAGCAGAAGTTCATTCTAGTCATGACAGATctctcaaatcacttcatcacaGCAGATGCTACTGGGCAAAAGATCAAGAACAAGCATTCATTACTTCAGA TGAGAGTGAAGTCACCTCTGAAGGTCGTTGTTTCCTGCCCCTGTTCAACATGTTTATTATGTTACCATGTGGCTATCAGGAGCTTGGCAG GGGTGTGCCTGGCCAACTATGAGAGCGCATTCCAAACAAACGCAATTCATTATGAGAGGAACAGTGCAGGAAATATCTGGTCAGCGGACTTTGGGATTTTTCAGATCAACAGTTATTGGTGGTGCTACGAACCAGGTTTTCCAAGTGCTGGGAATGGCTGTAATGTTTATTGCCAAG ATTTATACGATGTGCAAACTGCCATAAATTGTGCAGCAATTGTAGCAGAACAGCAAGGAATGAAGGCCTG GGTCAGCTGGGTGGACAACTGCGAGGGAAGGTCAATTCAGCATTTCGTCGAGGGCTGCTGA